GTCCCGGATCAATACCCTTATTTTGGGGGAGCCGCTTTTGAAGGACCGTGATGAAGAGGAGGTTCGAGGCTACCGTGACGCTTTGCGACTCATCCATGAAAAGGCCGGGGAAATTCCCGTTTCAGAGGAAACTATCCTGAAATTTCATAAACTTTCGCGCGGGCAAATATGGGATGCGGGCAAATATAAGGAAAAGAACATTGACATCATCCAGAAATACCCCGATGGTCGCCAGCGAGTGCGTTTTGAAACTGTTTCCGCAGATCAAACGCCTCAAGCTATGAGCGAAATGATTGAACTCTGGTCACGAGGGCTTCGGGAACGATGGGCTCACCCTTTTATCCTACTGGCTGCCTTGAATCTCGATTTTCTGTGCATCCATCCCTTCCGCGATGGCAATGGTCGTGTCTCGCGGCTCCTTTTGTTGCTGACTTGTTACCACTCGGGAATTGAAGTCGGCCGCTATATCAGCCTGGAACGGCTGATTGAACAAAACAAGGAACGTTATTACGAAACGCTTGAGCAAAGCTCGCAGGGCTGGCATGAAGGCAGGCATGACCCATGGCCTTATATCAATTACATTCTCTCCATTCTCAAAAACGCTTATCGTGAATTCGAAAATCGCGTCGATCAACTGAAAAGCCCCCGCGGAGCCAAAACAGAGCAGGTCGGGGCAGCAGTTAAGGCATTTGCCGGAACATTCACTCTCCATGAGCTTGAACGCGCGTGCCTGGGGGTTAGCCGGGACATGGTACGAAGAGTGTTAAGGGATCTACAAAAGGCAGGATTCGTGGAATGTCTGGGCCGGGGTCCCGGGGCAGTTTGGCGGAAAAAGGGTAATACCCTTTAAAAAGGGTAATAAAGAGGGTAACAAGACGCATGGCACAATCACCTGATGAAAAGACTTATGTGGAGATCCCCTTTATTGAGCAGTTAAAGGGGATGGGCTGGGATCATATCGAGGGTGATATTGATGTGCCGTATCTCACGGAGCGCGAGAGCTTCCGTAACGTGTTGCTGACCGGAAGATTACGCGATGCAATCAAGAAGATCAATCTTGATGATGGAG
This genomic window from Deltaproteobacteria bacterium contains:
- a CDS encoding Fic family protein, which gives rise to MMTLRQFSAEPSTIPTIASWYLADLSKAQGKQELFTHQSPQKLKILREHALIESAISSNRIEGINVDQSRINTLILGEPLLKDRDEEEVRGYRDALRLIHEKAGEIPVSEETILKFHKLSRGQIWDAGKYKEKNIDIIQKYPDGRQRVRFETVSADQTPQAMSEMIELWSRGLRERWAHPFILLAALNLDFLCIHPFRDGNGRVSRLLLLLTCYHSGIEVGRYISLERLIEQNKERYYETLEQSSQGWHEGRHDPWPYINYILSILKNAYREFENRVDQLKSPRGAKTEQVGAAVKAFAGTFTLHELERACLGVSRDMVRRVLRDLQKAGFVECLGRGPGAVWRKKGNTL